In Deinococcus psychrotolerans, a genomic segment contains:
- a CDS encoding L-serine ammonia-lyase, iron-sulfur-dependent, subunit beta, translating into MTLDEILNAPSPASQWVLDSDCAENGLSPAIVKEAMRSRIAEMRDSVERGLASAAPSITGMVGWNAKGLWDAPDVLQAPLLRRVQAYAMAVNEENARMGRIVAAPTAGSAGTIPGALLGVADHLKISDDDLVMPMVLAAGVGKAISKQMFISGAAGGCQAEIGSSAAMAAAAVTELLGGSSRACVHAAAMALMNTIGLVCDPVGGYVEVPCVSRNAFFAVHAVSSAQLALSNLESFIPPDEVISAMAQVGRMMPLELRETAEGGLAQTPTGLAVTARMEGK; encoded by the coding sequence GTGACCTTAGACGAGATTCTGAATGCGCCTTCGCCCGCCTCACAGTGGGTGCTGGACAGTGACTGCGCCGAGAACGGCCTGAGTCCGGCCATCGTCAAAGAAGCCATGCGCTCGCGGATTGCCGAGATGCGCGACAGCGTGGAGCGCGGGCTGGCCTCCGCCGCGCCGAGCATCACCGGCATGGTCGGCTGGAACGCCAAGGGGCTGTGGGACGCGCCGGACGTGCTGCAAGCGCCGCTGCTGAGGCGGGTGCAGGCTTACGCGATGGCCGTCAACGAGGAAAATGCCCGAATGGGCCGGATTGTCGCCGCGCCGACAGCGGGCAGCGCCGGAACCATTCCGGGGGCGCTGCTGGGCGTGGCCGATCATTTAAAGATTTCGGATGACGACTTGGTGATGCCGATGGTGCTGGCGGCGGGCGTGGGCAAAGCCATCAGCAAGCAGATGTTTATCAGCGGCGCGGCGGGCGGCTGTCAAGCGGAAATCGGTTCGAGCGCGGCCATGGCGGCGGCGGCCGTCACCGAGCTGCTGGGCGGGTCTTCACGCGCCTGCGTCCACGCGGCGGCGATGGCCTTGATGAACACCATCGGGCTGGTCTGCGATCCGGTGGGCGGCTATGTGGAGGTGCCGTGTGTGTCGCGCAACGCCTTTTTTGCCGTTCACGCGGTCAGCTCGGCGCAGTTGGCGCTCAGCAACTTAGAGAGCTTTATTCCACCCGACGAAGTGATCTCGGCAATGGCGCAGGTCGGGCGGATGATGCCTTTGGAGTTGCGCGAAACAGCGGAAGGTGGGCTGGCGCAAACGCCGACGGGCTTGGCGGTTACGGCGAGGATGGAAGGGAAGTAG
- a CDS encoding EAL domain-containing protein: MCGAAQRHTSGPGWHFTGSAEQLSARFGAILEALKSSEWAQVQVLPVRDGQPVYWQAMTLPKWLTRAQTTWFPEALSHLKVAFQPVFDLRSGAVFGFEALIRAQVGQQLYGAGELLGAAPAHGGLHLFDRQARQAAIRQGAALTQSGHLLINFMPGVVYDPEVCLNTTFAVCRESGIDPARLIFEVVETEHFPDLDLLRSVLGRYRREGMQVALDDLGAGQSSLVYLEALRPDIVKLDKSLMIGITSDDPRTALVGALIRYAHELGVQVVAEGLETAAELAAATALGADLGQGYGLSRPTFERNLVTEAAACQQIQAQGKPSKHSTGLGTAALSITPPT; encoded by the coding sequence TTGTGCGGGGCGGCCCAGCGGCACACCAGCGGCCCCGGTTGGCACTTCACAGGCAGCGCCGAGCAGTTGAGCGCCCGATTCGGGGCCATCTTGGAAGCGCTCAAATCCAGCGAATGGGCGCAGGTACAAGTCTTGCCGGTGCGGGATGGTCAGCCCGTTTACTGGCAAGCCATGACGTTGCCGAAGTGGCTGACACGTGCTCAAACCACTTGGTTTCCAGAAGCTCTCTCTCACCTGAAGGTGGCTTTTCAGCCGGTATTTGATCTCAGGAGCGGCGCAGTCTTCGGATTTGAAGCCCTGATTCGCGCCCAAGTCGGGCAGCAGCTTTACGGCGCGGGAGAACTCCTGGGCGCGGCCCCAGCGCACGGCGGCCTGCACCTGTTTGACCGGCAGGCCCGGCAAGCGGCGATTCGGCAAGGCGCGGCGCTGACTCAGAGCGGCCACCTGCTGATCAACTTTATGCCGGGCGTGGTGTATGACCCCGAAGTTTGTTTGAACACCACCTTCGCCGTTTGCCGGGAAAGCGGCATTGATCCGGCGCGGCTCATTTTTGAAGTGGTGGAAACCGAGCATTTCCCCGATTTGGACTTGCTCCGCAGTGTGCTGGGACGCTACCGCCGCGAGGGAATGCAGGTGGCCCTCGACGACCTAGGTGCGGGGCAAAGCAGTTTGGTCTATCTGGAAGCTTTGCGCCCCGACATCGTTAAACTTGATAAAAGCCTGATGATCGGCATTACGTCCGACGACCCACGCACGGCTTTGGTGGGAGCGCTGATTCGCTACGCCCACGAACTCGGCGTGCAGGTGGTGGCCGAGGGACTGGAAACCGCCGCCGAACTCGCCGCCGCTACTGCACTGGGAGCCGATTTGGGGCAGGGCTACGGTTTGAGCCGTCCCACCTTCGAGCGCAACCTCGTCACTGAAGCGGCCGCCTGCCAGCAGATTCAGGCGCAGGGAAAACCCTCCAAACACAGCACCGGTTTGGGAACCGCCGCGCTTTCCATTACGCCTCCAACATAA
- the sdaAB gene encoding L-serine ammonia-lyase, iron-sulfur-dependent subunit beta, producing MTLLDMIGPVMIGPSSSHTAGACRIGQVARQLLGQIPTHAEIGLHASFAKTGKGHGTHFALIAGLLGYAPDDARLPRAFEEAASADLVFNFETADLGDVHPNSARITVSGNGQTVTVLGSSTGGGVIEIVRVDGFKVSFSGGAFTLLTRYHDAVGVIAKIAGLLAADQVNIAALTCDRDKRGGNAMLCVELDQSLGEAAQKFLLSWPGMDWVRMVRPVMDAGIVAPVLLGTTA from the coding sequence ATGACCCTCCTTGACATGATCGGGCCGGTGATGATCGGGCCGAGCAGCAGCCACACCGCCGGAGCTTGCCGAATTGGGCAAGTGGCGCGGCAACTGCTGGGCCAAATTCCCACACACGCCGAAATCGGCCTGCATGCCAGTTTCGCCAAAACCGGCAAAGGGCACGGCACCCACTTCGCCCTGATCGCCGGGCTGCTCGGCTACGCGCCGGACGACGCCCGTTTGCCGCGTGCCTTTGAGGAAGCCGCCAGCGCCGATCTGGTTTTCAACTTTGAAACGGCGGATCTGGGCGACGTGCATCCCAACTCGGCGCGGATCACCGTCAGCGGCAACGGCCAGACGGTGACGGTACTCGGCTCCAGCACTGGGGGCGGCGTGATTGAGATTGTCCGGGTGGACGGCTTTAAGGTCAGCTTTTCCGGCGGGGCCTTTACCCTGCTGACCCGCTACCACGACGCGGTGGGCGTGATCGCCAAAATCGCGGGGCTGCTGGCCGCCGACCAGGTCAACATCGCCGCGCTGACCTGTGACCGCGACAAACGCGGCGGCAACGCCATGCTGTGCGTGGAGCTCGATCAGTCGTTGGGTGAGGCGGCGCAAAAATTTCTGCTGAGCTGGCCGGGGATGGACTGGGTGCGGATGGTGCGGCCAGTGATGGACGCCGGGATCGTTGCGCCCGTGCTGCTGGGGACGACAGCGTGA
- a CDS encoding winged helix-turn-helix transcriptional regulator, with product MIQEQHGTFCPVYRAIGVLQEKWVLHIVRSLLGGPKGFNELSRAIGGCNSATLTQRLEGLEHLGIISKATDQEAQGKLARSIYTLTPAGQELQQVIDAIGNWAEAHLSEEVIKTPCAG from the coding sequence ATGATACAAGAACAGCACGGTACGTTTTGTCCGGTCTACCGGGCCATCGGCGTGTTGCAAGAAAAGTGGGTGCTGCATATCGTGCGCTCACTGCTGGGCGGCCCCAAAGGCTTTAACGAGCTGTCGCGGGCCATCGGCGGTTGCAACAGCGCCACGCTGACGCAGCGCTTGGAAGGTCTGGAGCATCTGGGCATCATCAGCAAAGCCACCGACCAAGAAGCGCAGGGCAAACTCGCCCGCAGCATTTACACCCTCACTCCAGCGGGCCAAGAGTTGCAGCAAGTCATTGACGCCATCGGCAACTGGGCAGAAGCACATCTCAGCGAAGAAGTGATCAAGACGCCCTGCGCGGGTTGA
- a CDS encoding HAD family hydrolase, with translation MIFDAVLFDMDGVLVDSEVVSGQVWVQTLGDYGLTLDHGDYMARAVGHTASNLYASLERDHAWKRTPEFEHALTQRLAEAFAKVEEVPGAQQILKALKAAGVPFAVASNSTRDKLQLKLKATGLAELLGAHAYDPSTVSGLGKPLPDLYLHAAEQLGVDIQRCVVVEDSLSGLAAGLSAGATGWGFAGGGHQVDADALLEAGAERVVNSHAELRQLLGI, from the coding sequence ATGATCTTTGATGCAGTTCTTTTTGATATGGATGGTGTGTTGGTCGACAGCGAAGTGGTTTCGGGGCAGGTCTGGGTGCAAACCCTCGGTGATTACGGCCTCACTCTGGATCACGGCGATTACATGGCGCGGGCGGTCGGCCACACGGCGTCCAACCTCTACGCCAGTTTGGAGCGCGATCACGCTTGGAAGCGCACTCCCGAATTCGAGCATGCCCTGACCCAGCGGCTGGCCGAAGCGTTTGCGAAGGTGGAGGAAGTGCCCGGCGCACAGCAGATTTTGAAAGCCCTGAAAGCGGCGGGCGTGCCGTTCGCGGTGGCCAGCAACAGCACCCGCGACAAGTTGCAACTCAAGCTGAAGGCCACTGGCTTGGCGGAGTTGCTCGGCGCTCACGCTTACGACCCGTCCACTGTCAGTGGGCTGGGCAAGCCGTTGCCGGATCTGTACTTGCACGCCGCTGAGCAACTGGGCGTCGACATTCAGCGCTGCGTCGTGGTGGAAGATAGCTTGTCGGGCCTGGCAGCGGGCCTCAGCGCGGGCGCAACCGGCTGGGGCTTCGCGGGCGGCGGGCATCAAGTGGATGCCGATGCCCTGCTGGAAGCTGGAGCCGAGCGCGTGGTCAACTCGCACGCCGAACTCAGGCAACTGCTGGGGATTTAA
- the murA gene encoding UDP-N-acetylglucosamine 1-carboxyvinyltransferase codes for MQVTPLHITGGRTLSGEFAVQPSKNAALPIIVAALLSREPVTLHGIPRLSDIYTILDIVGHLGAQHAWVGPNSVTLHTPEILNTTAPYALVSKMRASFIVMGSLIARAGEATVSMPGGCAFGYRPVDQHVKAFRALGIEMDEEGGNFAALRTRPLSGSYVFEMLTVGATQNAILAGVLGSGQIILENASIDTDVVDMINFLNSLGADIRGAGTNTITVQGVGSLRGGEYTIIPDRIEAGTIMLAAAATRSHITLTGVRPAHLRAVSMKLTEMGVSILESGDFITVDATRAALKPISVTALEFPGFPTDVQPQMSALLATVPGTSIVVDKIYPDRLTHVVELNRMGARIQVSEHTQIIQGGRVHGAPVKAADIRAGGALIVAALAAEGDTIIDGMQYINRGYERFAERLRGLGADVTQSELSLATAMD; via the coding sequence CTGCAAGTAACTCCTCTGCATATCACCGGTGGCCGCACCCTCAGCGGCGAATTCGCGGTTCAACCCAGCAAAAATGCAGCGCTGCCGATTATCGTCGCGGCGCTGCTGAGCCGTGAACCGGTGACGTTGCACGGGATTCCGCGCCTTTCTGATATCTACACCATCTTGGATATCGTGGGCCACCTCGGCGCTCAGCACGCTTGGGTCGGCCCCAACAGCGTGACCTTGCACACCCCCGAAATTCTCAACACCACCGCGCCTTACGCGCTGGTCAGCAAAATGCGGGCCAGCTTCATCGTGATGGGTTCACTCATTGCCCGCGCTGGAGAAGCCACCGTAAGTATGCCCGGCGGCTGCGCCTTCGGCTACCGGCCAGTCGATCAGCACGTCAAAGCCTTTCGGGCGCTGGGCATCGAGATGGACGAAGAGGGCGGCAATTTCGCGGCGCTGCGAACCCGTCCGCTGAGCGGCTCCTACGTCTTCGAGATGCTGACGGTGGGCGCGACCCAAAACGCCATTTTGGCGGGGGTGCTGGGCAGCGGCCAAATCATCTTGGAAAATGCCAGCATCGACACCGATGTGGTGGACATGATCAATTTCCTCAACTCGCTGGGCGCGGACATTCGCGGCGCGGGCACCAACACCATCACCGTGCAGGGCGTCGGCTCGCTGCGCGGCGGCGAATACACCATCATTCCTGACCGCATCGAGGCCGGGACCATCATGCTGGCCGCCGCCGCCACCCGCAGCCACATCACCCTGACTGGCGTGCGGCCTGCCCACCTGCGGGCCGTCAGCATGAAACTCACGGAGATGGGCGTCAGCATTTTGGAATCCGGCGATTTTATTACCGTGGACGCCACCCGCGCCGCCTTAAAGCCCATCAGCGTCACCGCCCTTGAGTTTCCGGGCTTTCCCACCGACGTGCAGCCGCAGATGAGCGCCCTGCTGGCCACCGTGCCCGGCACCAGCATCGTCGTGGACAAAATTTATCCTGACCGCCTGACGCACGTGGTCGAGCTCAACCGGATGGGCGCACGGATTCAGGTCAGCGAACACACCCAGATTATTCAGGGCGGGCGGGTTCATGGCGCACCGGTCAAGGCCGCCGACATCCGTGCGGGCGGGGCGCTCATCGTGGCCGCACTCGCCGCCGAGGGCGACACCATCATCGACGGGATGCAGTACATCAACCGGGGCTATGAGCGCTTCGCTGAGCGCCTGCGGGGCCTCGGCGCGGACGTAACGCAGTCGGAGTTGTCGCTCGCCACCGCGATGGACTGA